The following are encoded together in the Enterobacteriaceae endosymbiont of Plateumaris sericea genome:
- a CDS encoding ABC transporter ATP-binding protein: protein MNIISTCKKKNVLEVKNLSISLLNKNNEFIQIIHNISFNTYLNEILAIIGESGSGKSITSLSIMRLIEFYGGKIINGNIFLYTKKNKKIDLTKLKLSNLNKIRGTEISMVFQDPFSSLNPLFKIGEQITEIIQLHQHKSYSNSLNEAKKILDLVQIPNINNIINYYPYQLSGGMLQRICIAIAISCYPTILIADEPTTALDSILQKELLKLIKDIKKERNIGIIFITHNLSLINLIADQVIIMYKGRIVEKSSVFNILNNPKHHYTKYLLKNYPKFIFNKNKKFFYTIKYSLLYNQYACNKTIIKKKIPLLKIKNIITRFNIKKNFFSKISHQIYAVEKVSLHLYKGETLSIIGESGCGKSTIIKSIFNLVDSQIKLFLLNNKKINLYNSKDLLYIKKNIQCIFQNSYTSLNPQKKIGYSIMEPLLVHNILLTHDQLIQRIKYLLKCVGLKSDFINRYPKECSGGQRQRICIARALAIKPKIIIADESFSSLDIIIQNKIFNLILELQKKFNISFIIISHDITMIKRISHRIAIMYLGEIIEIGSSKSIFENPQHNYTKKLIFSIFNMNIKNNKYSSTELYSSNFKKNNIFPIGTILPKKKFIKVGIDHYVIKNFNNT from the coding sequence ATGAATATTATTAGTACATGTAAAAAAAAAAATGTACTAGAAGTAAAAAATCTTAGTATTAGTTTATTAAATAAAAATAATGAATTCATTCAAATTATTCATAATATATCATTTAATACATATTTAAACGAAATATTAGCAATTATTGGAGAATCAGGATCAGGTAAATCTATAACTTCATTATCTATAATGCGTTTAATTGAATTTTATGGTGGAAAAATTATTAATGGTAATATTTTTTTATATACAAAAAAAAATAAGAAAATAGATTTAACTAAATTAAAATTATCAAATTTAAATAAAATTAGAGGCACAGAAATATCTATGGTATTTCAAGATCCTTTTAGTAGTCTTAATCCTTTATTTAAAATAGGAGAACAAATAACAGAAATAATTCAGTTACATCAACATAAAAGTTATAGTAATTCATTAAATGAAGCAAAAAAAATATTAGATTTAGTACAAATTCCTAATATTAATAATATTATTAATTATTATCCTTATCAATTATCTGGAGGAATGTTACAAAGAATATGTATTGCTATAGCAATATCATGTTATCCAACTATTTTAATAGCTGATGAACCTACAACTGCATTAGATTCTATATTACAAAAAGAACTATTAAAATTAATAAAAGATATAAAAAAAGAAAGAAATATAGGAATAATTTTTATTACACATAATTTAAGTTTAATTAATTTAATAGCAGATCAAGTAATTATCATGTATAAAGGGAGAATAGTAGAAAAATCTTCTGTATTTAATATTTTAAATAATCCTAAACATCATTATACTAAATATTTATTAAAAAATTATCCTAAATTTATTTTTAATAAAAATAAAAAATTTTTTTATACTATAAAATATAGCTTATTATATAATCAATATGCATGTAATAAAACTATAATTAAAAAAAAAATACCACTTTTAAAAATTAAAAATATTATTACTCGTTTTAATATAAAAAAAAATTTTTTTAGTAAAATATCACATCAGATATATGCTGTAGAAAAAGTTAGTTTACATTTATATAAAGGAGAAACATTATCTATAATTGGTGAATCTGGATGCGGAAAATCAACAATAATAAAATCTATTTTTAATTTAGTAGATAGTCAAATTAAATTATTTTTACTTAATAATAAAAAAATAAATTTATATAATTCAAAAGATTTATTATATATTAAAAAAAATATACAATGTATTTTTCAAAATTCATATACATCTCTTAATCCCCAAAAAAAAATTGGTTATTCTATAATGGAACCATTATTAGTACATAATATATTATTAACACATGATCAATTAATACAACGTATAAAATATTTACTTAAATGTGTAGGTTTAAAATCTGATTTTATAAATCGTTATCCTAAAGAATGTTCTGGAGGACAACGTCAAAGAATTTGTATAGCTAGAGCATTAGCAATTAAACCTAAAATTATAATAGCTGACGAATCATTTTCATCTTTAGATATTATAATACAAAATAAAATATTTAATTTAATACTTGAATTACAAAAAAAATTTAATATATCATTTATAATAATATCTCATGATATTACAATGATTAAACGTATTAGTCATCGTATAGCAATAATGTATTTAGGTGAAATAATAGAAATTGGTTCTTCAAAATCAATTTTTGAAAATCCTCAACATAATTATACTAAAAAATTAATATTTTCAATATTTAATATGAATATAAAAAATAATAAATATTCTAGTACAGAATTATATTCTAGTAATTTTAAAAAAAATAATATTTTTCCTATTGGAACTATATTACCAAAAAAAAAATTTATTAAAGTAGGTATAGATCATTATGTAATAAAAAATTTTAATAATACTTAA
- the alr gene encoding alanine racemase produces MTRPIFAVINTNALKHNLKLIKNIISKSKIWSVIKANAYGHGIKNIWKSLIQTDGFAVLTLDEALLLREYGCNKPILLLEGFFNIKDLAIIYKYHLTITIHSNWQLKMLLLNKPKYPIDIYIKINSGMNRLGFNLKHIHSVINIINLIKIKNVTFMTHFANASKKSHNIINYTINYINNYINKYNFLRSFANSAAVLWHPQTYYDWVRTGIILYGASPTGNWKDIKKNKIIPVMTLNSKIISIQKLLPGNTVGYNYSYCTNKYRRIGIVACGYADGYPKNISNNTPILVDGHITKILGDVSMDMIAVDLINIPTANIGSKVELWGENIKIDDIAQSANTISYELMCSLSKRVPIIIK; encoded by the coding sequence ATGACAAGACCTATTTTTGCTGTTATTAATACTAATGCATTAAAACATAATTTAAAATTAATAAAAAATATAATATCTAAATCAAAAATTTGGTCAGTAATAAAAGCTAATGCATATGGACATGGTATTAAAAATATTTGGAAAAGTTTAATACAAACTGATGGTTTTGCAGTATTAACTTTAGATGAAGCTCTTTTGTTAAGAGAATATGGTTGTAATAAACCTATTCTTTTATTAGAAGGTTTTTTTAATATAAAAGATTTAGCAATAATATATAAATATCATTTAACAATTACTATACATAGTAATTGGCAACTAAAAATGTTACTATTAAATAAACCAAAGTATCCTATTGACATATATATAAAAATTAATAGTGGTATGAATAGATTAGGATTTAATTTAAAACATATTCATTCAGTAATAAATATTATTAATTTAATTAAAATAAAAAATGTTACTTTTATGACTCATTTTGCTAATGCATCTAAAAAATCCCATAACATAATAAATTATACTATAAATTATATAAATAATTATATAAATAAATATAATTTTTTACGTTCATTTGCCAATTCTGCTGCTGTATTATGGCATCCACAAACATATTATGACTGGGTAAGGACAGGAATAATATTATATGGAGCATCTCCTACTGGAAATTGGAAAGATATTAAAAAAAATAAAATTATTCCTGTAATGACATTAAATAGTAAAATAATTAGTATACAAAAATTATTACCAGGAAATACTGTAGGATATAATTATTCATATTGTACTAATAAATATCGTCGTATAGGAATTGTAGCATGTGGCTATGCTGATGGATATCCTAAAAACATATCTAATAATACTCCTATTTTAGTAGACGGACATATAACAAAAATTTTAGGTGATGTTTCTATGGATATGATTGCAGTAGATTTAATAAATATTCCAACTGCAAATATTGGAAGTAAAGTAGAATTATGGGGAGAAAATATTAAAATAGATGATATTGCTCAATCAGCAAATACTATTAGTTATGAATTAATGTGTTCTTTGTCTAAAAGAGTACCAATTATTATTAAATAA
- the gsiB gene encoding glutathione ABC transporter substrate-binding protein GsiB, protein MILKNNMKYKILFIILLFMFNNMLFANTKDIIIAIGSDLTTLEPYDANDTLSQNIAKSFYQGLFEFDKNMKIKNVLANNYKIENNGYIWIIYLRSGIKFHDNTNFNANSVKINFDRFKNKKNNYKRYSLFNIIDKIIILNNLKVKFILKQPISSFINILAHPAAVIVSPNAINKYGKNIKFHPVGTGPYIFVKWSPKEYLKVKKWNKFWKKKYPKIDNITWLSVLDNNSRIIMLKNGEVDLAYPISSEQIKFLKKNSSNINISIITSIMQRYISFNVTKPPFNNLKVRKAINYAINRNILIKVAFSGCAIPSYGIVSPLIKYSIQYPKIKYDLKKSKKLLKEAGYPNGFNTILWSSHNNSTSLKVLQIIQQQLSLVGIHVKIFALNTEQRVTQVESKNKKYSELLMLYTGWSPSTGEINWALNPLFSTLSFPPMLFNTSFYSNNIVDKTLINANKITNICIKKKLYKNIQDIIWYDKPWVPLVIEKLIVAFNKKLINFYIQPDGGFDFTEVDKIY, encoded by the coding sequence ATGATATTAAAAAACAATATGAAATATAAAATATTATTTATTATTTTATTATTTATGTTTAATAATATGTTATTTGCTAATACAAAAGATATAATAATAGCTATTGGTTCAGATTTAACTACTTTAGAACCATATGATGCTAATGATACATTATCACAAAATATTGCTAAATCATTTTATCAAGGATTATTTGAATTTGATAAAAATATGAAAATAAAAAATGTATTAGCAAATAATTATAAAATAGAAAATAATGGATATATTTGGATTATTTATTTAAGATCTGGTATTAAATTTCATGATAATACTAATTTTAATGCTAATTCTGTTAAAATTAATTTTGATCGATTTAAAAATAAAAAAAATAATTATAAAAGATATAGTTTATTTAATATTATTGATAAAATTATTATTTTAAATAATTTAAAAGTAAAATTTATTTTAAAACAACCAATATCTTCATTTATTAATATTTTAGCACATCCAGCTGCAGTTATAGTATCACCTAATGCTATAAATAAGTATGGTAAAAATATTAAATTTCATCCAGTAGGAACTGGACCATATATTTTTGTTAAATGGTCTCCAAAAGAATATTTAAAAGTAAAAAAATGGAATAAATTTTGGAAAAAAAAATATCCTAAAATAGATAATATTACTTGGTTATCAGTATTAGATAATAATAGTCGAATAATAATGTTAAAAAATGGGGAAGTAGATCTTGCATATCCTATTTCTTCTGAACAAATAAAATTTTTAAAAAAAAATTCTTCTAATATTAATATATCTATAATTACTTCAATCATGCAAAGATATATTAGTTTTAATGTTACTAAACCTCCTTTTAACAACTTAAAAGTTAGAAAAGCAATTAATTATGCTATTAATCGTAATATTTTAATAAAAGTTGCTTTTTCTGGATGTGCTATACCATCTTATGGAATTGTATCTCCTTTAATAAAATATTCAATACAATATCCAAAAATTAAATATGATCTTAAAAAATCTAAAAAACTTTTAAAAGAAGCTGGTTATCCTAATGGATTTAATACCATATTATGGTCTTCACATAATAATAGTACATCATTAAAAGTATTACAAATTATTCAACAACAATTATCATTAGTAGGTATTCATGTTAAAATATTTGCTTTAAATACAGAACAAAGAGTTACACAAGTAGAATCTAAAAATAAAAAATATAGTGAATTATTAATGTTATATACAGGATGGTCTCCTTCTACAGGAGAAATTAATTGGGCTTTAAATCCATTATTTTCAACATTATCATTTCCTCCAATGCTATTTAATACTTCTTTTTATAGTAATAATATTGTAGATAAAACATTAATTAATGCTAATAAAATTACTAATATATGTATAAAAAAAAAATTATATAAAAATATACAAGATATTATCTGGTATGATAAACCATGGGTTCCATTAGTAATAGAAAAATTAATTGTTGCTTTTAATAAAAAATTAATTAATTTTTATATACAACCTGATGGAGGATTTGATTTTACTGAAGTTGATAAAATATATTAA
- a CDS encoding ABC transporter permease subunit yields the protein MLTFIFKKIIETIILIFIIIFIVFTISHILPGDPVSLMSNPEVSDITIKNIRIELGLDQNFIKQFIFFLKNIIHGNLGYSFISKKSVLEEILPKFLNTFYLTIISIIIGSIIGILLGVLSCIKNNSNIDYIINIFTIAGISFPPFIIGILLIEFFSIKNNFISIYNNNYHIYILPAITLSITIISIITRITKISLQNIIKENYICSARANGISEWKIFIKYALRNAMIPIITVIGLEFGFLLSGSITIEIIFNLPGMGRLLLDAIEMRDYPIIQASIILFSIEFILINIILDFIYRLINPKLKNKFII from the coding sequence ATGTTAACATTTATATTTAAAAAAATTATAGAAACAATTATATTAATATTTATAATTATTTTTATTGTATTTACAATATCTCACATATTACCAGGAGATCCTGTTAGTTTAATGAGTAATCCTGAAGTTAGTGATATTACAATTAAAAATATACGTATTGAATTAGGATTAGATCAAAATTTTATTAAACAATTTATATTTTTTTTAAAAAATATTATACATGGAAATTTAGGATATTCATTTATTTCTAAAAAATCTGTATTAGAAGAAATTTTACCAAAATTTTTAAATACATTTTATTTAACAATAATAAGTATTATAATAGGATCTATTATTGGAATTTTATTAGGAGTATTAAGTTGTATAAAAAATAATAGTAATATTGATTATATAATAAATATATTTACTATTGCTGGAATATCATTTCCTCCTTTTATAATTGGAATATTATTAATAGAATTCTTTTCTATAAAAAATAATTTTATTTCAATTTATAATAATAATTATCATATTTATATTTTACCTGCTATTACTCTTAGTATCACTATTATATCAATTATTACTAGAATTACTAAAATATCTTTACAAAATATTATAAAAGAAAATTATATTTGTAGTGCAAGAGCTAATGGTATTAGTGAATGGAAAATTTTTATAAAATATGCATTGCGTAATGCTATGATTCCAATAATTACTGTTATTGGTTTAGAATTTGGTTTTTTATTAAGTGGATCTATTACCATAGAAATAATATTTAATTTACCAGGAATGGGAAGATTATTATTAGATGCGATAGAAATGAGAGATTATCCTATAATACAAGCTTCAATAATATTATTTTCAATAGAATTTATTTTAATTAATATAATTTTA